A genomic stretch from Microtus pennsylvanicus isolate mMicPen1 chromosome 9, mMicPen1.hap1, whole genome shotgun sequence includes:
- the Rnd3 gene encoding rho-related GTP-binding protein RhoE: MKERRASQKLSSKSIMDPNQNVKCKIVVVGDSQCGKTALLHVFAKDCFPENYVPTVFENYTASFEIDTQRIELSLWDTSGSPYYDNVRPLSYPDSDAVLICFDISRPETLDSVLKKWKGEIQEFCPNTKMLLVGCKSDLRTDVSTLVELSNHRQTPVSYDQGANMAKQIGAATYIECSALQSENSVRDIFHVATLACVNKTNKNVKRNKSQRATKRISHMPSRPELSAVATDLRKDKAKSCTVM, translated from the exons ATGAAGGAGAGAAGAGCCAGCCAGAAATTATCCAGTAAATCTATCATGGATCCTAATCAGAACGTGAAATGCAAGATAGTAGTAGTGGGCGACAGCCAGTGTGGGAAAACAGCGCTGCTTCACGTCTTCGCAAAGGACTGCTTCCCCGAA AATTACGTCCCTACGGTATTTGAGAATTACACGGCCAGTTTTGAAATCGACACacaaagaatagagttaagcctGTGGGACACTTCAG gttcTCCTTACTATGACAACGTCCGTCCCCTCTCCTACCCGGATTCTGACGCTGTGCTCATCTGCTTTGACATCAGTAGACCGGAGACTCTGGACAGTGTCTTAAAAAAG tGGAAAGGTGAAATTCAGGAGTTCTGTCCCAATACCAAGATGCTTTTGGTTGGCTGTAAGTCTGACCTGCGGACAGACGTCAGTACGTTAGTGGAGCTCTCAAATCACCGGCAGACGCCCGTGTCATATGATCAG GGAGCAAATATGGCCAAGCAGATCGGAGCGGCCACTTACATCGAATGCTCGGCGTTACAGTCAGAAAACAGCGTCAGGGACATTTTTCACGTCGCCACCTTGGCATGTGtaaataagacaaataaaaacGTTAAGCGGAACAAATCTCAGAGGGCCACAAAGCGGATTTCACACATGCCTAGCCGACCAGAACTCTCAGCAGTTGCTACAGACTTGCGAAAGGACAAAGCCAAGAGCTGCACCGTGATGTGA